One window from the genome of Anopheles coluzzii chromosome X, AcolN3, whole genome shotgun sequence encodes:
- the LOC120957701 gene encoding mucin-2-like isoform X7: protein MRHSLMPTVIGTILLVVAPLLAHTQELAAVSGAAVRCETVGSLPADETDRCSGAYYRCELRPTDSVPVPVAAQCSVGRVYSREARQCVDAATVGCSGIAFAGPRDVGFQCTSSGRFPDLDAPDCKAYFLCTKNTDGSLIPARVTCPGTTIFSPEKMSCVSSPPNVCPQASTAAPPPSTPVTPGPFVCPGEGRYANEQSPDCQTYYLCLYSGSSLVAQLARCASSMVFSPAEGSCVSSDQYSCPNLVTPSPTVPTTTSTTSQSTPEPSTNIPLTTPGSATPEPTPELSTNIPLTTPGSATPEPTPELSTIIPLTTPGSATPEPTPEPSTIIPLTTPGSATPKPTPEPSTIIPLTTPGSTTPKPTPEPSTIIPLTTPGSATSEVTPELTTNIPLTTPGTASSSTVELTPEPTTNIPLTTPGPSSTSTTPEATTNIPLTTPGTGTASTTNLPQTTPGEGPSPTTPAPTAAPTTAIPLTTPGAVTTTTPSVPVPTTTATPEPRTDLPLTTTPGLEPSSTTTDAATATTTDSVDGTDTTDRSDATDGATNTLPTTTTTTSGAFQCPNEGRFPSPDATGCESYVLCVRNSLGTLTPLQFTCPPTTIFSPTRAMCVTAALHTCGQETTSVAPPATTTTTVPPPPPPTPTPFQCPDVGRFPNPDSLYCKSYYLCLYSLADGNTNLISVELSCPTGAIFATDASRCVKEEGYRCGVGGGATTAGPETTTTAAATTTTTTTTTTTTTTTPAPTTTTLGLEGACRTAGKFPTGVDCRSYQFCVQLPSGELVEFIFQCPGTTQYDEQKRACSDRYVCTRGLM, encoded by the exons ATGCGTCATTCGCTGATGCCGACAGTGATTGGGACAAttttgctggtggtggcgcCGCTGCTAGCCCACACGCAGGAGCTGGCGGCAGTGAGTGGTGCAGCAGTGCGGTGCGAAACGGTCGGCTCGCTTCCGGCCGACGAGACGGACCGGTGCAGTGGCGCCTACTATCGCTGTGAGCTGCGGCCAACGGACAGCGTGCCAGTTCCGGTCGCTGCGCAATGTTCCGTCGGACGCGTGTACTCGCGCGAAGCGCGCCAGTGCGTGGACGCGGCGACGGTCGGGTGTAGCGGCATTGCGTTTGCCGGCCCGCGTGACGTCGGCTTCCAGTGTACGTCCAGCGGTAGGTTTCCCGATCTGGACGCGCCCGACTGCAAGGCGTACTTTCTGTGCACGAAGAACACGGACGGTTCGCTGATACCGGCCCGGGTGACCTGCCCGGGGACGACCATCTTTTCGCCGGAAAAGATGTCGTGCGTTTCGTCGCCGCCCAATGTGTGCCCGCAGGCATCGACGGCGGCGCCGCCGCCGAGCACACCCGTCACGCCCGGACCGTTCGTGTGTCCCGGCGAGGGCCGGTACGCGAACGAACAGTCGCCCGACTGCCAGACGTACTACCTCTGCCTGTACTCTGGCAGCAGCCTGGTGGCGCAGCTGGCGCGGTGCGCCTCTTCCATGGTGTTCTCTCCGGCTGAGGGCAGTTGCGTTTCCTCCGACCAGTACAGCTGCCCGAATCTGGTGACGCCGTCACCGACAGTCCCGACGACGACTTCAACGACGTCGCAATCAACGCCTGAGCCATCAACGAATATCCCGCTGACGACGCCAGGTTCTGCAACTCCTGAGCCAACGCCCGAACTTTCAACGAATATCCCGCTGACGACGCCAGGTTCTGCAACTCCTGAGCCAACGCCTGAGCTATCAACAATTATTCCGCTGACGACACCAGGTTCTGCAACTCCTGAGCCAACGCCTGAGCCATCAACGATCATCCCGCTGACGACGCCAGGTTCTGCAACTCCTAAGCCAACGCCTGAGCCATCAACGATCATCCCGCTGACGACGCCAG GCTCTACAACTCCTAAGCCAACGCCTGAGCCATCAACGATCATCCCGCTGACGACGCCAGGCTCTGCAACTTCTGAAGTGACGCCCGAACTTACAACAAACATTCCCCTTACTACACCAG GTACGGCGTCATCCTCAACTGTTGAGTTAACACCTGAGCCAACAACAAACATTCCGCTAACAACGCCAGGCCCAAGCTCGACTTCAACAACTCCTGAGGCCACAACGAACATCCCGCTGACGACACCAGGCACTGGAACTGCCTCAACCACCAACTTGCCACAAACAACGCCCGGTGAAGGCCCATCTCCGACAACTCCTGCACCAACTGCCGCGCCAACGACTGCCATCCCGTTGACCACGCCGGGTGCAGTCACGACAACTACACCGTCCGTGCCGGTACCGACCACAACAGCAACGCCTGAGCCACGGACGGACCTCCCGCTGACTACGACGCCGGGTCTGGAACCGTCCTCAACGACGACTgatgccgccaccgccacgaCCACCGACAGTGTGGACGGGACGGATACGACCGACCGATCCGACGCTACCGACGGCGCAACGAACACAttgcccaccaccaccaccaccacgtccGGCGCGTTCCAGTGCCCGAACGAGGGCCGCTTTCCGAGCCCGGACGCTACCGGCTGCGAATCGTACGTGCTGTGCGTGCGCAACAGCCTCGGCACGCTGACGCCGCTCCAGTTCACCTGCCCGCCGACCACCATCTTTTCGCCGACCCGCGCCATGTGCGTGACGGCGGCCCTGCACACGTGCGGCCAGGAGACGACCAGCGTCGCGCCACCGGCCACGACGACCACGACcgtaccgccgccgccaccaccgacgCCCACCCCGTTCCAGTGTCCGGACGTGGGCCGCTTCCCGAACCCCGACTCGCTCTACTGCAAGTCCTACTACCTCTGCCTGTACAGCCTGGCCGACGGCAACACGAATCTGATCAGTGTGGAGCTGAGCTGCCCCACTGGCGCCATTTTTGCCACGGACGCGAGCCGCTGCGTCAAGGAGGAGGGTTACCGGTGTGGGGTGGGCGGCGGCGCTACCACTGCCGGTCCGGAGACGACcacgacggcggcggcgacgacgacgacgacgacgacgacaaccaccaccaccactacgacCCCTGCGCCTACGACGACCACGCTCGGGCTGGAGGGTGCGTGCCGGACGGCCGGCAAGTTCCCGACCGGGGTCGACTGCCGCTCGTACCAGTTCTGCGTCCAGCTGCCGTCCGGCGAGCTGGTCGAGTTTATCTTCCAGTGCCCGGGCACCACGCAGTACGACGAGCAGAAGCGGGCGTGCTCGGACCGCTACGTGTGCACCCGCGGCCTGATGTGA
- the LOC120957701 gene encoding mucin-2-like isoform X3, with amino-acid sequence MRHSLMPTVIGTILLVVAPLLAHTQELAAVSGAAVRCETVGSLPADETDRCSGAYYRCELRPTDSVPVPVAAQCSVGRVYSREARQCVDAATVGCSGIAFAGPRDVGFQCTSSGRFPDLDAPDCKAYFLCTKNTDGSLIPARVTCPGTTIFSPEKMSCVSSPPNVCPQASTAAPPPSTPVTPGPFVCPGEGRYANEQSPDCQTYYLCLYSGSSLVAQLARCASSMVFSPAEGSCVSSDQYSCPNLVTPSPTVPTTTSTTSQSTPEPSTNIPLTTPGSATPEPTPELSTNIPLTTPGSATPEPTPELSTIIPLTTPGSATPEPTPEPSTIIPLTTPGSATPKPTPEPSTIIPLTTPGSATPEPTPEPSTNIPLTTPGSTTPKPTPEPSTIIPLTTPGSATSEVTPELTTNIPLTTPGTASSSTVELTPEPTTNIPLTTPGPSSTSTTPEATTNIPLTTPGTGTASTTNLPQTTPGEGPSPTTPAPTAAPTTAIPLTTPGAVTTTTPSVPVPTTTATPEPRTDLPLTTTPGLEPSSTTTDAATATTTDSVDGTDTTDRSDATDGATNTLPTTTTTTSGAFQCPNEGRFPSPDATGCESYVLCVRNSLGTLTPLQFTCPPTTIFSPTRAMCVTAALHTCGQETTSVAPPATTTTTVPPPPPPTPTPFQCPDVGRFPNPDSLYCKSYYLCLYSLADGNTNLISVELSCPTGAIFATDASRCVKEEGYRCGVGGGATTAGPETTTTAAATTTTTTTTTTTTTTTPAPTTTTLGLEGACRTAGKFPTGVDCRSYQFCVQLPSGELVEFIFQCPGTTQYDEQKRACSDRYVCTRGLM; translated from the exons ATGCGTCATTCGCTGATGCCGACAGTGATTGGGACAAttttgctggtggtggcgcCGCTGCTAGCCCACACGCAGGAGCTGGCGGCAGTGAGTGGTGCAGCAGTGCGGTGCGAAACGGTCGGCTCGCTTCCGGCCGACGAGACGGACCGGTGCAGTGGCGCCTACTATCGCTGTGAGCTGCGGCCAACGGACAGCGTGCCAGTTCCGGTCGCTGCGCAATGTTCCGTCGGACGCGTGTACTCGCGCGAAGCGCGCCAGTGCGTGGACGCGGCGACGGTCGGGTGTAGCGGCATTGCGTTTGCCGGCCCGCGTGACGTCGGCTTCCAGTGTACGTCCAGCGGTAGGTTTCCCGATCTGGACGCGCCCGACTGCAAGGCGTACTTTCTGTGCACGAAGAACACGGACGGTTCGCTGATACCGGCCCGGGTGACCTGCCCGGGGACGACCATCTTTTCGCCGGAAAAGATGTCGTGCGTTTCGTCGCCGCCCAATGTGTGCCCGCAGGCATCGACGGCGGCGCCGCCGCCGAGCACACCCGTCACGCCCGGACCGTTCGTGTGTCCCGGCGAGGGCCGGTACGCGAACGAACAGTCGCCCGACTGCCAGACGTACTACCTCTGCCTGTACTCTGGCAGCAGCCTGGTGGCGCAGCTGGCGCGGTGCGCCTCTTCCATGGTGTTCTCTCCGGCTGAGGGCAGTTGCGTTTCCTCCGACCAGTACAGCTGCCCGAATCTGGTGACGCCGTCACCGACAGTCCCGACGACGACTTCAACGACGTCGCAATCAACGCCTGAGCCATCAACGAATATCCCGCTGACGACGCCAGGTTCTGCAACTCCTGAGCCAACGCCCGAACTTTCAACGAATATCCCGCTGACGACGCCAGGTTCTGCAACTCCTGAGCCAACGCCTGAGCTATCAACAATTATTCCGCTGACGACACCAGGTTCTGCAACTCCTGAGCCAACGCCTGAGCCATCAACGATCATCCCGCTGACGACGCCAGGTTCTGCAACTCCTAAGCCAACGCCTGAGCCATCAACGATCATCCCGCTGACGACGCCAG GTTCTGCAACTCCTGAGCCAACGCCCGAACCATCAACGAATATCCCGCTGACTACGCCAGGCTCTACAACTCCTAAGCCAACGCCTGAGCCATCAACGATCATCCCGCTGACGACGCCAGGCTCTGCAACTTCTGAAGTGACGCCCGAACTTACAACAAACATTCCCCTTACTACACCAG GTACGGCGTCATCCTCAACTGTTGAGTTAACACCTGAGCCAACAACAAACATTCCGCTAACAACGCCAGGCCCAAGCTCGACTTCAACAACTCCTGAGGCCACAACGAACATCCCGCTGACGACACCAGGCACTGGAACTGCCTCAACCACCAACTTGCCACAAACAACGCCCGGTGAAGGCCCATCTCCGACAACTCCTGCACCAACTGCCGCGCCAACGACTGCCATCCCGTTGACCACGCCGGGTGCAGTCACGACAACTACACCGTCCGTGCCGGTACCGACCACAACAGCAACGCCTGAGCCACGGACGGACCTCCCGCTGACTACGACGCCGGGTCTGGAACCGTCCTCAACGACGACTgatgccgccaccgccacgaCCACCGACAGTGTGGACGGGACGGATACGACCGACCGATCCGACGCTACCGACGGCGCAACGAACACAttgcccaccaccaccaccaccacgtccGGCGCGTTCCAGTGCCCGAACGAGGGCCGCTTTCCGAGCCCGGACGCTACCGGCTGCGAATCGTACGTGCTGTGCGTGCGCAACAGCCTCGGCACGCTGACGCCGCTCCAGTTCACCTGCCCGCCGACCACCATCTTTTCGCCGACCCGCGCCATGTGCGTGACGGCGGCCCTGCACACGTGCGGCCAGGAGACGACCAGCGTCGCGCCACCGGCCACGACGACCACGACcgtaccgccgccgccaccaccgacgCCCACCCCGTTCCAGTGTCCGGACGTGGGCCGCTTCCCGAACCCCGACTCGCTCTACTGCAAGTCCTACTACCTCTGCCTGTACAGCCTGGCCGACGGCAACACGAATCTGATCAGTGTGGAGCTGAGCTGCCCCACTGGCGCCATTTTTGCCACGGACGCGAGCCGCTGCGTCAAGGAGGAGGGTTACCGGTGTGGGGTGGGCGGCGGCGCTACCACTGCCGGTCCGGAGACGACcacgacggcggcggcgacgacgacgacgacgacgacgacaaccaccaccaccactacgacCCCTGCGCCTACGACGACCACGCTCGGGCTGGAGGGTGCGTGCCGGACGGCCGGCAAGTTCCCGACCGGGGTCGACTGCCGCTCGTACCAGTTCTGCGTCCAGCTGCCGTCCGGCGAGCTGGTCGAGTTTATCTTCCAGTGCCCGGGCACCACGCAGTACGACGAGCAGAAGCGGGCGTGCTCGGACCGCTACGTGTGCACCCGCGGCCTGATGTGA
- the LOC120957701 gene encoding mucin-2-like isoform X12 → MRHSLMPTVIGTILLVVAPLLAHTQELAAVSGAAVRCETVGSLPADETDRCSGAYYRCELRPTDSVPVPVAAQCSVGRVYSREARQCVDAATVGCSGIAFAGPRDVGFQCTSSGRFPDLDAPDCKAYFLCTKNTDGSLIPARVTCPGTTIFSPEKMSCVSSPPNVCPQASTAAPPPSTPVTPGPFVCPGEGRYANEQSPDCQTYYLCLYSGSSLVAQLARCASSMVFSPAEGSCVSSDQYSCPNLVTPSPTVPTTTSTTSQSTPEPSTNIPLTTPGSATPEPTPELSTNIPLTTPGSATPEPTPELSTIIPLTTPGSATPKPTPEPSTIIPLTTPGSTTPKPTPEPSTIIPLTTPGSATSEVTPELTTNIPLTTPGTASSSTVELTPEPTTNIPLTTPGPSSTSTTPEATTNIPLTTPGTGTASTTNLPQTTPGEGPSPTTPAPTAAPTTAIPLTTPGAVTTTTPSVPVPTTTATPEPRTDLPLTTTPGLEPSSTTTDAATATTTDSVDGTDTTDRSDATDGATNTLPTTTTTTSGAFQCPNEGRFPSPDATGCESYVLCVRNSLGTLTPLQFTCPPTTIFSPTRAMCVTAALHTCGQETTSVAPPATTTTTVPPPPPPTPTPFQCPDVGRFPNPDSLYCKSYYLCLYSLADGNTNLISVELSCPTGAIFATDASRCVKEEGYRCGVGGGATTAGPETTTTAAATTTTTTTTTTTTTTTPAPTTTTLGLEGACRTAGKFPTGVDCRSYQFCVQLPSGELVEFIFQCPGTTQYDEQKRACSDRYVCTRGLM, encoded by the exons ATGCGTCATTCGCTGATGCCGACAGTGATTGGGACAAttttgctggtggtggcgcCGCTGCTAGCCCACACGCAGGAGCTGGCGGCAGTGAGTGGTGCAGCAGTGCGGTGCGAAACGGTCGGCTCGCTTCCGGCCGACGAGACGGACCGGTGCAGTGGCGCCTACTATCGCTGTGAGCTGCGGCCAACGGACAGCGTGCCAGTTCCGGTCGCTGCGCAATGTTCCGTCGGACGCGTGTACTCGCGCGAAGCGCGCCAGTGCGTGGACGCGGCGACGGTCGGGTGTAGCGGCATTGCGTTTGCCGGCCCGCGTGACGTCGGCTTCCAGTGTACGTCCAGCGGTAGGTTTCCCGATCTGGACGCGCCCGACTGCAAGGCGTACTTTCTGTGCACGAAGAACACGGACGGTTCGCTGATACCGGCCCGGGTGACCTGCCCGGGGACGACCATCTTTTCGCCGGAAAAGATGTCGTGCGTTTCGTCGCCGCCCAATGTGTGCCCGCAGGCATCGACGGCGGCGCCGCCGCCGAGCACACCCGTCACGCCCGGACCGTTCGTGTGTCCCGGCGAGGGCCGGTACGCGAACGAACAGTCGCCCGACTGCCAGACGTACTACCTCTGCCTGTACTCTGGCAGCAGCCTGGTGGCGCAGCTGGCGCGGTGCGCCTCTTCCATGGTGTTCTCTCCGGCTGAGGGCAGTTGCGTTTCCTCCGACCAGTACAGCTGCCCGAATCTGGTGACGCCGTCACCGACAGTCCCGACGACGACTTCAACGACGTCGCAATCAACGCCTGAGCCATCAACGAATATCCCGCTGACGACGCCAGGTTCTGCAACTCCTGAGCCAACGCCCGAACTTTCAACGAATATCCCGCTGACGACGCCAGGTTCTGCAACTCCTGAGCCAACGCCTGAGCTATCAACAATTATTCCGCTGACGACACCAG GTTCTGCAACTCCTAAGCCAACGCCTGAGCCATCAACGATCATCCCGCTGACGACGCCAG GCTCTACAACTCCTAAGCCAACGCCTGAGCCATCAACGATCATCCCGCTGACGACGCCAGGCTCTGCAACTTCTGAAGTGACGCCCGAACTTACAACAAACATTCCCCTTACTACACCAG GTACGGCGTCATCCTCAACTGTTGAGTTAACACCTGAGCCAACAACAAACATTCCGCTAACAACGCCAGGCCCAAGCTCGACTTCAACAACTCCTGAGGCCACAACGAACATCCCGCTGACGACACCAGGCACTGGAACTGCCTCAACCACCAACTTGCCACAAACAACGCCCGGTGAAGGCCCATCTCCGACAACTCCTGCACCAACTGCCGCGCCAACGACTGCCATCCCGTTGACCACGCCGGGTGCAGTCACGACAACTACACCGTCCGTGCCGGTACCGACCACAACAGCAACGCCTGAGCCACGGACGGACCTCCCGCTGACTACGACGCCGGGTCTGGAACCGTCCTCAACGACGACTgatgccgccaccgccacgaCCACCGACAGTGTGGACGGGACGGATACGACCGACCGATCCGACGCTACCGACGGCGCAACGAACACAttgcccaccaccaccaccaccacgtccGGCGCGTTCCAGTGCCCGAACGAGGGCCGCTTTCCGAGCCCGGACGCTACCGGCTGCGAATCGTACGTGCTGTGCGTGCGCAACAGCCTCGGCACGCTGACGCCGCTCCAGTTCACCTGCCCGCCGACCACCATCTTTTCGCCGACCCGCGCCATGTGCGTGACGGCGGCCCTGCACACGTGCGGCCAGGAGACGACCAGCGTCGCGCCACCGGCCACGACGACCACGACcgtaccgccgccgccaccaccgacgCCCACCCCGTTCCAGTGTCCGGACGTGGGCCGCTTCCCGAACCCCGACTCGCTCTACTGCAAGTCCTACTACCTCTGCCTGTACAGCCTGGCCGACGGCAACACGAATCTGATCAGTGTGGAGCTGAGCTGCCCCACTGGCGCCATTTTTGCCACGGACGCGAGCCGCTGCGTCAAGGAGGAGGGTTACCGGTGTGGGGTGGGCGGCGGCGCTACCACTGCCGGTCCGGAGACGACcacgacggcggcggcgacgacgacgacgacgacgacgacaaccaccaccaccactacgacCCCTGCGCCTACGACGACCACGCTCGGGCTGGAGGGTGCGTGCCGGACGGCCGGCAAGTTCCCGACCGGGGTCGACTGCCGCTCGTACCAGTTCTGCGTCCAGCTGCCGTCCGGCGAGCTGGTCGAGTTTATCTTCCAGTGCCCGGGCACCACGCAGTACGACGAGCAGAAGCGGGCGTGCTCGGACCGCTACGTGTGCACCCGCGGCCTGATGTGA
- the LOC120957701 gene encoding mucin-2-like isoform X2 gives MRHSLMPTVIGTILLVVAPLLAHTQELAAVSGAAVRCETVGSLPADETDRCSGAYYRCELRPTDSVPVPVAAQCSVGRVYSREARQCVDAATVGCSGIAFAGPRDVGFQCTSSGRFPDLDAPDCKAYFLCTKNTDGSLIPARVTCPGTTIFSPEKMSCVSSPPNVCPQASTAAPPPSTPVTPGPFVCPGEGRYANEQSPDCQTYYLCLYSGSSLVAQLARCASSMVFSPAEGSCVSSDQYSCPNLVTPSPTVPTTTSTTSQSTPEPSTNIPLTTPGSATPEPTPELSTNIPLTTPGSATPEPTPELSTIIPLTTPGSATPEPTPEPSTIIPLTTPGSATPKPTPEPSTIIPLTTPGSATPKPTPEPSTIIPLTTPGSATPEPTPEPSTNIPLTTPGSTTPKPTPEPSTIIPLTTPGSATSEVTPELTTNIPLTTPGTASSSTVELTPEPTTNIPLTTPGTGTASTTNLPQTTPGEGPSPTTPAPTAAPTTAIPLTTPGAVTTTTPSVPVPTTTATPEPRTDLPLTTTPGLEPSSTTTDAATATTTDSVDGTDTTDRSDATDGATNTLPTTTTTTSGAFQCPNEGRFPSPDATGCESYVLCVRNSLGTLTPLQFTCPPTTIFSPTRAMCVTAALHTCGQETTSVAPPATTTTTVPPPPPPTPTPFQCPDVGRFPNPDSLYCKSYYLCLYSLADGNTNLISVELSCPTGAIFATDASRCVKEEGYRCGVGGGATTAGPETTTTAAATTTTTTTTTTTTTTTPAPTTTTLGLEGACRTAGKFPTGVDCRSYQFCVQLPSGELVEFIFQCPGTTQYDEQKRACSDRYVCTRGLM, from the exons ATGCGTCATTCGCTGATGCCGACAGTGATTGGGACAAttttgctggtggtggcgcCGCTGCTAGCCCACACGCAGGAGCTGGCGGCAGTGAGTGGTGCAGCAGTGCGGTGCGAAACGGTCGGCTCGCTTCCGGCCGACGAGACGGACCGGTGCAGTGGCGCCTACTATCGCTGTGAGCTGCGGCCAACGGACAGCGTGCCAGTTCCGGTCGCTGCGCAATGTTCCGTCGGACGCGTGTACTCGCGCGAAGCGCGCCAGTGCGTGGACGCGGCGACGGTCGGGTGTAGCGGCATTGCGTTTGCCGGCCCGCGTGACGTCGGCTTCCAGTGTACGTCCAGCGGTAGGTTTCCCGATCTGGACGCGCCCGACTGCAAGGCGTACTTTCTGTGCACGAAGAACACGGACGGTTCGCTGATACCGGCCCGGGTGACCTGCCCGGGGACGACCATCTTTTCGCCGGAAAAGATGTCGTGCGTTTCGTCGCCGCCCAATGTGTGCCCGCAGGCATCGACGGCGGCGCCGCCGCCGAGCACACCCGTCACGCCCGGACCGTTCGTGTGTCCCGGCGAGGGCCGGTACGCGAACGAACAGTCGCCCGACTGCCAGACGTACTACCTCTGCCTGTACTCTGGCAGCAGCCTGGTGGCGCAGCTGGCGCGGTGCGCCTCTTCCATGGTGTTCTCTCCGGCTGAGGGCAGTTGCGTTTCCTCCGACCAGTACAGCTGCCCGAATCTGGTGACGCCGTCACCGACAGTCCCGACGACGACTTCAACGACGTCGCAATCAACGCCTGAGCCATCAACGAATATCCCGCTGACGACGCCAGGTTCTGCAACTCCTGAGCCAACGCCCGAACTTTCAACGAATATCCCGCTGACGACGCCAGGTTCTGCAACTCCTGAGCCAACGCCTGAGCTATCAACAATTATTCCGCTGACGACACCAGGTTCTGCAACTCCTGAGCCAACGCCTGAGCCATCAACGATCATCCCGCTGACGACGCCAGGTTCTGCAACTCCTAAGCCAACGCCTGAGCCATCAACGATCATCCCGCTGACGACGCCAGGTTCTGCAACTCCTAAGCCAACGCCTGAGCCATCAACGATCATCCCGCTGACGACACCAGGTTCTGCAACTCCTGAGCCAACGCCCGAACCATCAACGAATATCCCGCTGACTACGCCAGGCTCTACAACTCCTAAGCCAACGCCTGAGCCATCAACGATCATCCCGCTGACGACGCCAGGCTCTGCAACTTCTGAAGTGACGCCCGAACTTACAACAAACATTCCCCTTACTACACCAG GTACGGCGTCATCCTCAACTGTTGAGTTAACACCTGAGCCAACAACA AACATCCCGCTGACGACACCAGGCACTGGAACTGCCTCAACCACCAACTTGCCACAAACAACGCCCGGTGAAGGCCCATCTCCGACAACTCCTGCACCAACTGCCGCGCCAACGACTGCCATCCCGTTGACCACGCCGGGTGCAGTCACGACAACTACACCGTCCGTGCCGGTACCGACCACAACAGCAACGCCTGAGCCACGGACGGACCTCCCGCTGACTACGACGCCGGGTCTGGAACCGTCCTCAACGACGACTgatgccgccaccgccacgaCCACCGACAGTGTGGACGGGACGGATACGACCGACCGATCCGACGCTACCGACGGCGCAACGAACACAttgcccaccaccaccaccaccacgtccGGCGCGTTCCAGTGCCCGAACGAGGGCCGCTTTCCGAGCCCGGACGCTACCGGCTGCGAATCGTACGTGCTGTGCGTGCGCAACAGCCTCGGCACGCTGACGCCGCTCCAGTTCACCTGCCCGCCGACCACCATCTTTTCGCCGACCCGCGCCATGTGCGTGACGGCGGCCCTGCACACGTGCGGCCAGGAGACGACCAGCGTCGCGCCACCGGCCACGACGACCACGACcgtaccgccgccgccaccaccgacgCCCACCCCGTTCCAGTGTCCGGACGTGGGCCGCTTCCCGAACCCCGACTCGCTCTACTGCAAGTCCTACTACCTCTGCCTGTACAGCCTGGCCGACGGCAACACGAATCTGATCAGTGTGGAGCTGAGCTGCCCCACTGGCGCCATTTTTGCCACGGACGCGAGCCGCTGCGTCAAGGAGGAGGGTTACCGGTGTGGGGTGGGCGGCGGCGCTACCACTGCCGGTCCGGAGACGACcacgacggcggcggcgacgacgacgacgacgacgacgacaaccaccaccaccactacgacCCCTGCGCCTACGACGACCACGCTCGGGCTGGAGGGTGCGTGCCGGACGGCCGGCAAGTTCCCGACCGGGGTCGACTGCCGCTCGTACCAGTTCTGCGTCCAGCTGCCGTCCGGCGAGCTGGTCGAGTTTATCTTCCAGTGCCCGGGCACCACGCAGTACGACGAGCAGAAGCGGGCGTGCTCGGACCGCTACGTGTGCACCCGCGGCCTGATGTGA